The proteins below come from a single Zea mays cultivar B73 chromosome 8, Zm-B73-REFERENCE-NAM-5.0, whole genome shotgun sequence genomic window:
- the LOC100281117 gene encoding Hydrophobic protein LTI6B-like, with amino-acid sequence MKEGTANCIDILIAIILPPLGVFLKFGCKVEFWLCLLLTFLAYLPGIIYAIYVITKD; translated from the exons atgaaggAGGGCACGGCGAACTGCATCGACATCCTCATCGCCATCATCCTCCCGCCTCTCGGCGTCTTCCTCAAGTTCGGCTGCAAG GTCGAATTCTGGCTCTGCCTCCTGCTCACCTTCCTCGCCTATCTCCCCGGGATCATCTACGCGATATACGTTATCACCAAGGACTAG